The genomic segment TTGCACGCCCTCGCTCGCGCTTGCGGCGTGAAGAAGTCATCGGTCGTCGCTGATGGAGAACACTCGTGGCGCCGCCCGATTCAGCGGCAGATCCCGTCGCAACCCCGCGTAGGTGGGTAGAAGTTCGCTCGCCCACGACAATTTCGTCGCGTCTTCCCCTTGCGGCAAAGCAGGATGCCGAATCAGATGCGCTTTGATCTCGGGAGGCAGCGCGCTCCACGACGGGGCAAACGTCAGCAGCAGGCAGTCCCGCCGCTCGTCCGTTCTGTTTGCGTGGGTGCCGTGAAGCACCCTGTAGTCGAGGACGACGGCATCTCCAGCACGGAGCTGAAGAGTCACTTGCTCTGGGTGATCGCTCATCGCGGGGTGTGTCGGTGAAAGATCGCCGGCCTCATGGCTGTGGGCTTCGGGAAGAAGGGCGTGAAGCGAAGTGCTTACCCGATGTGATCCGGGTAGCACGCGCAGCGCAGCACTGCGGTCGTCGGTCGCGGAGACGTAGCAGAGAAGCGCGACCTGCGGTGGTCGACGATCGAAGCTCGCGGGATGATCCCAACACCACCAGTCTTGATGCCACCACAGGGATGGGGAGCGGGGCTCTTTGAGGCTCAGGTAGCCGGAGATCCAACGCAGATCCGTCGAGTCGGTCACTTCTCGAATCCGATTGCGCCGGATCTCCGAACCGAGGACCCGCGCGACGACGTTGTCGTTCCACCGCATCGGAACGAGGGTGTTGTTGGGACGTTCGCACGATGGTCTCTGCGGCATCGCGAGCGCGTGAACGATGTCGGTCCGGAACGCAGGGAGCTCGGCCGGCTCGATGAAATGCTCGAGCACTGCATACCCGTAACGTGGCAGCCCGGTCGCGCCCAAGGGTGTCTTGAGCGCGGGCCGATGGTCGGGTTGAAGGGTCATGCTCGTAGAGGCCGGCCCCGGTGCGAAGCCGTGGGATCGAGCCTGATCGCGATGCCGAGGCTCTGCGCCACGCCGTTGAGCCCCCCGACGCAGAACGTGACGAGGAGCGACAGGAGTTCCTCATGGGAGATCGGTTGAGACTGCTGCCTCCACGCGGTCGTGACGGACTCGGCGACCGCCTGCAACGCGCTGGCGACGAGCGACGCCGTCGCATGGTCGATGTTTGGCGCCACGCTGAGAATGCGCTCGGCCACGAACCGACGCACCTCATCCCGGAACGGCGTGCACGCGCCGGCCGCGCCGGTCTCGATCCAGTTGAAGCTCGCGATGTCGCCCGCCACCTGCTCTATCCACAGGCGGAGGCCCTCGGTCACGAGCTGTCCCGGAGTGCCGTGAGCCGCGTCGACCTTGGTTAGGCGCTGCTGCAGACGGGCACTGAACTCGGCGCCCTTTCGCTCCATCAGTGCCTCCAACAAGGCGTCCTTCGAGGGGAAATGCCGATAGAGCAGGCCCTTGGCGACGCCGGCCTCGGCGGCGACGTCATCCATCCTCGTGCCCTCGACGCCGAGCCGTCCGAAGGCGCGCGCCGCGGCATCCATCAGCAACGCACGACGGTCGGACGGATGGAGTCGCTGCCGTCTTTTGGCCCTGGCGGTGTATTGACTCAAGTGACTATCCGGTCATTATCGGGAAGCTAGTGACTTCCTGGTCACTACATGAATCGCCGCGGTCTCAAAAGCAAACGCGGAGGTGACGATGCGAGGAACTGCACAGAGAGGTCCCGGGTCGAGCCGGTGGACTCGGGCGCTCATCACCGGCGCCTCGAGCGGCATCGGTGAGGCGATCGCGCGGCGACTGGCTGCCGACCACGTCGAGCTCGTTCTCGTCGCGCGCCGACGCGAGCGTCTCCGTGAGGTCGGCCAAGAGCTTGAGCGCGTGTCCGGACGACCCGTCGAGGTGGTTGCCGCAGACCTCACCGAAGACGCCGACGTGCTGCGGGTGGAAGCGCGTCTTTCCTCGAGCGAGCGACCTGTCGACCTTCTCGTCAACAACGCCGGTGGGGGGCAGCTCTCTCTCTTCCCCGGCGGGACCCCGGAAGAAGAGGCGCGATCGATCCGGCTGAACGCCACGGCGATCGTACGCCTCACTGCCGCGGTCCTGCCGGGCATGCGGGAGCGACACTGCGGAACGATCCTCAACGTATCATCTGGTTCGGGTCTGCAGCCTTCCGGCTACGCCGCCGTCTACGGAGCCAGCAAGGCGTTCGTCAACAGCTTCAGCGAGGCGATCCGCGAGGAGAATCGGAACTACGGCGTCTCGGTGACCGTCGTCTGTCCGGGCTTCACGAGGACCGGACTGCCCGCACGCACGGGTTTCGACGTGGCGAAAGTGCCGCGTTTCCTCTGGATGACCGCTGACGACGTCGCGACGCATGCGCTCGCGGCCGCGGCTCGAGGCCGCGTCCTATCGGTTCCCGGCTTCCCGAACAAGATCGGTGCGGCATTCGCGAAATATGCGCCCCGTCGGCTCGTTGCGTCCTTCGTGGCGCGGGCTACACGCGGCATGTTGAACGAGGATCGCGATCGAGAAGTCAGCGCTCCCGAGGCTCGCGGGAGCCGGAATCACGGCACGACGTCCGCAGGCGGCCGCGTTCCTTCGCGCGTCTCCGCTTCGGAAAGCGAGCCGTGACCGAGTCGGAAAGGAGCCGACGAGCTGGAAGGGCTTGCCTACGTAACCCCGGCAAGCGGCGTCGTGCTCACGCCCGTCACGAACTTTGCGGTCCGACCGCGCAGCGGGCACACTGACATCGGTGAACAGCTCCGTCGGGGTCTGGACGAAGGGGTCCAGCCACCGTCCCGAGTACGTGCTCGTGGAGGGCACCGCTTCGCTCTCGTCACCGATTCCTCAGGCTACGATCTGGGACGCCGATCGAGGCTCCGGTATTGGATCGCCTCGGCGAGGTGCGAGATGGTGATCTCGTCCTCGCCCGCCAGGTCCGCGATCGTGCGCGCCACGCGGAGGATGCGCGTATAGGCGCGGGCGGACAGCCCTAGGCGGTCGCTCGCTGCCTCGAGGAGCCGGCGGCCGCGGGCATCGATCCGGCAGAGGCGACGGACCTCGCGTCCCGGCACGTGCGCATTGACGGCCGCGCCGAGCCGCGCGAGCCGCGTTTGCTGGCGGGCGCGCGCGGCGACCACGCGGGCGCGAATCGTGGCGGAAGGTTCGCCGCCAGGGCTGTCCTCGGCGAGGGACGCCACGGCGACGCGAGGCACCTCGACGTGCAGGTCGATGCGATCGAGCAGCGGTCCCGAGACGCGCGCCCGGTACCGGTCGATGAGCGGCGGCGTGCAGCGACACTGGTCCGACGCGTCCCCCAGCCACCCGCACACGCAGGGGTTCATGGCAGCGACGAGCTGAAACGCGGCCGGGAACGCGACCGCGCCGGTGCCGCGCGCGACGGTGATGCGGCGCTCCTCGAGCGGCTGGCGCAGCGGCTCGAGGGCGTTGCGCCGGAACTCCGGCAGCTCGTCCATGAAGAGCACCCCACGGTGGGCGAGCGTCACCTCGCCCGGCCGGATCGGGTTCCCACCGCCCAGCAGCGCGGCATCCGAGATCGAGCAGTGCGGCGCGCGCACGGGCCGAGCAGCCACGAGCGGGCGCCCGTCGAGCAGGCCGGCGACGCTGTGGATCATCGTCACCTCGATTGCTTCGTCGAGGCCGAGGGGGGGCAGGATCGACGGCAGACGCCGGGCGAGCATCGTCTTGCCGGAGCCCGGGGGACCGATGAGCAGCACGTTGTGGCCACCGGCGGCGGCCACCTCGAGGGCGCGCTTGGCGTGGGGCTGACCGCGGACGTCGGCGAGATCGCCCGCGGTGAGTGGAGCAGCCGCGAGGAGCGCCGCCGCATCGACCGTCGTCGGCCCTCGGCACTCGCCACGCAGGTGAGCGACCGCCTCGGCGAGCGTCTCGACGCCGAAGACGGGCGGGCCACCGGCGAGCGCCGCCTCCGCCGCATTGGCGGCGGGGACGAGCATCGCTGCCAGACCCGCCCGCCGGGCCGCGGCCGCGATCGGCAGCGCGCCGCGCACGCCGTGCACCCGGCCGTCGAGCCCGAGCTCGCCGAGGACGCACCAGGGCGCGAGATCGGGAAGCGGCGGCTTCGCGTCCGCAGCGAGGATGCCGAGCGCAATCGGCAGGTCGTAGTGCGGACCCTCCTTGCGCACGCCGGCGGGCGCGAGGTTCACGGTCAGGCGCCGCGCGGGGTACTCGAAGCCCGCGTTGCGCAGCGCCGCGCGGATGCGGTCCGTCGCCTCGCGCACGGCGCCGTCGGGCAGGCCGACGGTGGTCGTGTGCGGCAGACCCGTGGAGATGTCGACCTCGACGTCGACGACGAGCGCATCGATGCCGCGGAGCGCGCCGGAGCGGACGCGGGCGAGCATCACATCCGCGTGCCGCGGACGCTCGCTTGGCGCAATCGCTGCGGGCGGAATATCGGGAAGCAGCACGAAGGGAGGACGGGGCTGCCCCCGGCGCCCTGGGGCCCACGGCCGCCGGGGAGGCTCCGCGCCCCGATGGGGACCGATGAGCCGACACGCTCCGGCGGCGCATCAAGGCGACCGCCCGGTCGAGGGTGCAGGGCGGGAGACCTTCCCGCGGGGCGAGCGATACCGAGCTGCATCCGAGGCCCGCAGCTGCCGGCGCAGCGCGGTCTCAGGCGCATGCGCAGCCGAGCGGGATGCGAGGGGCGACACCGCCGCGCCGGTTGAGGCTCGCGGAAGCGCTCGCGGCGCAGTTCACGCGTACGGCCATGTGGTTGGAGTGGAGCGGCAGCGGCCAGACGCGAGCCTACGGCGCCCGACCGTCTCCCCCGTGACTGTTGGTGCGCCTCCCCGGCTCCTACCGTCGGGCCCTGGTCGCAGCCTGACGGCCTGACTCATCAGGATCGCACGGCTCGCCTGGCCTCACGTCATGAGTCGGCGGAGCCTTTGAGAGAAACAATGGCCCGGCAAACCTGACTGACGGTTGATTGGTCGCATTCAATCGACGGAATTCCGGATTGTGTCTAGATTTTATTTGACAGCAGGTTGGTGCGATGTGCTAGACGCCGCGCCTACGTTAATCGCGGACGGCTTCGGCGGATGCTGGGGTCGGAGGGGAGGGCCCCATGCGACGACCACTACACTGGGTGCGGTTTGGGTTGGCGGCGGTCAGCCTGCTGGTCGGGACCCCGAAGGCTCACGGCGCCGGGGACATCCTCAGCATCACACCCCGCTGTGCGCCCTCGGGGGCCTCGGTGACGATTCAGGGTCGCGGGTTTGGCGCGACCAATGTCAGCATCGTGGTCGATGGTGTGCAGGCCCAAATCCTTCACGCGACCGGCAATCAGGTCGTCTTCGTCATTCCCCCGCAACTGTCGCCCGGCGTGGTCAGTGTCGCGAAGGCGGTCAATCCGGGCGGGCAGACGGGCAGCATCGCGCTGCGGATTCAAGGCCCGGAGATCTGTGGGAACGGGACGGACGACGACTGCGACGGCATCGTTGATAATCCCCAGCTCTGCGCCCATGTGAACCATCCGCCGGTGGCGAATGCAGGCCCCGACGTCACGGCCCCGGTCGGTACGACGGTCGAGCTCGACGGCACGCGGTCGAGCGACCCTGATGGCGATCCCCTCACATTCCAGTGGACCCTCGTCGCGCAACCCTCGGGCAGCGTGGCGGGTCTCCGTGCTCGCCGAGTCACGAACCGCCACTCTGGCTGATCCCACCAATCCATTGAGTCTAACTGGTGAGACCACGACCCTGGTGCGCAACGGACGTACCTATACCCGCACGTTCGCGGCCGCTGGGCGCACGGTGACGGAGCAAAGTCCGGCAGGCCGACAGCGCGTGCAGACGCTCGATGCAAAAGGGCGAGTGCTGTCCGACCGGCTTGGAGGCCTGGCACCGACCAATGTCAGCTACGATGCCCAGGGACGACTCATCACCGCAACCCGCGGAACTAGCGGAAGCGCGCGCACGTTCAGCATGGGATATGACACGCTGAACCGCCTCGTGAGTGTCACTGACCCGTTATCGCGGACATTGGGTTTCACCTACAACGACGCGGATCGCGTGGTGACCGAAACGCTGCCGGACGCAAGGCAGGTCCGGTACACATATGATGCTGATGGCAATTTGACCTCGGTGACCCCCCCGGGGCGCCCGACCCACACCTCCAGTTTACACGGCGGTCAATCTGGAGAGCGCGTACGTCCCGCCGGATGTGGGGGCCGGGCCCACGGCCACGATCTACTCTTACAATCTCGACCGGCAGCTGACGCGCATCACACAGCCAGACAGCCAGACGGTCGAGCTTGGGTACGATTCAGGTGGGCGCCTCAGCACCGTCACGACGGCGGTTGGCGTTAGCGCCTATGCATACCATCCAACGACGGGAAACCTCTCCAGCGTCGCCGCCCCGGATGGTGGAGTCATCACCTACACCTATGACGGGCATCTTCCCACTGGGACCGCGTGGACGGGAAGTATCGCTGGGAGCGGGACTCGTATCTATGACAGCGACTCGCGCGTCTCTTCCACCAGCGTGAATGGGGGCCAGACGGTGAGCTTCCAGTACGATGCAGACGGACTGTTGACCCAGGCCGGGTCGCTCACGCTCACGCGCGACCCGCAGACGGGGTTGGCGACAGGCAGCACGCTCGGCCAGGTGGCCGATACGCTTGGTTACAACGAGTTGGCCGAGGTGACGACCTATTCCGCAAGTACGGGTGGAACGCCCGTGCTCAGTGTCTCCTACACCCGTGACGCCATCGGGCGGATCACCGAGAAGGTCGAGACCGTCTTGGGTCAAACTGATACCTACACCTACGGCTACGACCCAGGTGGTTACCTCACGAGTGTCATGCGCGACGGCTTGCCGAGCGTGACCTACGGCTACGACGCTAACGGAAATCGGTTGACGCGCGTCACTGGAGTCGCGACGGAGACGGGTATCTACGACGATCAAGACCGGATTCTCGCCTATGACGACGCCGTGTACAGCTACACGGCGAACGGGGAACTCCTCACGAAGACGAACAGCGGTCAGACGACCACGTACAGCTATGACCAGCTGGGCGAGCTGCGCGACGTAACTCTCCCCAACGGCACGGCGATCGAATACCTGATCGACGGGGAGAATCGCCGCATCGGGAAGAAGGTCAATGGTGCTGTGGTGCAGGGCTTCCTCTACGAGGATCGGCTGAGGCTGCTTGCAGAGTTGGACGGGAGTGGCGCGATCGTAGCGCGCTTTGTCTATGGCAGCCGTCCCAACGTGCCAGACTATCTAATCAAGGGAGGCAGCACGTACCGGATACTCGCGGACCAGCTCGGCAGCCCTCGGCTTGTCGTCGATACTGGGACTAGCTTGGTGGCGCAGCGCCTCGACTACGACGAATTCGGCCGCGTGACGCTGAACACGAATCCAGGGTTCCAGCCATTTGGGTTTGCGGGAGGGCTCTATGACACGGACACTAAACTCCTGCGGCTTGGTGCCCGTGATTATGATGCGCAGACTGGCCGCTGGACTGCGAAGGATCCGATTAAATTCCGAGCTCACGATCCAAACTTATATCGGTATGTGCTCGACGATCCGGTAAACCGTGCAGATCCAAGCGGCCTTCTCGTGATATGCACGCGGTTGGAGTTGGCTCCCACAACGTTTTTCTGCTTTAGCCTGGATGGAGGTTTACCGTTCACTGACTTCGGATTTTACGATATCAACAACCCGCCATGCTCATTCAACTGCTTCTTCAGGGATCCCGACTTCGAGGCAGGTCGTCTGCGAGGACGCAATCGAGATCTGCCGGATCCCGCGGCTGCATCACGGGGATGCTTGTGATGTCACGTAAGAAATCACCCTTCCGGCTTGAGGCTATGCTGAACCTGCTTTTACCCGTAGTCCTCATTCTAATGGGGATCCTTGGCGCCCTGTGGATACGTTTTTGTGGACGGTGATATGAGCTTGTGGCAATGAGGGTCCAGACGGTGATTATCCGGGGTTTACGAAAAGGGTGTTCGGCGAACTGAAGGGCGGCTTCCCCTTCGGCTGCGTCCCGACGATGCGTTACGCCGGCAGGAGCGCCTGGCAACTGCTCAGCGCGCTGGCGTTCAACCTCATGCGCGGCCTCCAGACGGCGACGACTGCCCAGCCGCGGCGGCCGATGCGCAGGCGGCGCGGCCTGTTCCGCTTCGAGACGATTCACATGCTGCGCTACCTCTGTCTGCAGCGGGCCGGCGTGATCGTTCGTCCCGACGGCTGCGCAACGCTCGAGGTCGGGCGCTCGCGGGCCGTCGTCGAGCGGTTTACCCACCTCGACCGCCTTTGGAGGTGGCGTAGGCTTTGTCACATCGAGGCTAAGAGCCTGTCCGTGCGCCGGAATGCGCGGCCTCCCGAGGCCCGCCGCGAGCGGCTCGGGCCGGCATTCGGCGAGTGCGGCATCGGCCAGGTGGTACCGCCGAGTGAATCGCCCGCTCGCGCGCCTACGAGGGCAACCCACCCGGGAACAGGAGGAACAGGGTGGCGGCGCAAGGAGCCGTCGAGGGCTTAACGCCCGGAAGTCAACGGGGCTTCGAGGACGAAGCGGAGTAGTTCACTATCGATCCGAACAGGAGGACGTTGTGGCCACCGGCGGCGGCCACCTCGAGCGCGCGCTTGGCGTGCGGCTGGCCCCGCACGTCGGCGAGATCGCCCGCGGCGAGTGGAGCAACAGCGAGGAGGGCCGCCGCATCGACCGTCACAGGCTCCCTGCTGTTGCCACGCAGATGGGTCACCGCCTCGGCGAGTGTCTCGACGCCGAAGACGGGCGGACCGCCCGCGAGTGCCGCCTCGGCCGCGTTGGCAGCGGGCACGAGCATCGCGGCGAGGCCCGCGCGCCGGGCCGCCGCCGCGATCGGCAGCGCGCCCCGGACGTCATGCACGCGGCCATCGAGGCCGAGCTCGCCGAGGACGCACCAGGGGCCGAGATCGGGAAGCGGCGGCTTTGCTTCGGCGGCAAGAATGCCGAGCGCGATCGAGAGGTCGTAGTGGGGGCCCTCCTTGCGTACCCCTGCGGGCGCGAGGTTCACGGTGACGCGCCGCGTGGGGTACTCGAAGCCCGCGTTGCGCAACGCCGCACGGATGCGGTCCGTTGCCTCCCGCACCGCGCCGTCGGGCAGGCCGACGGTCGTCGTGTGCGGCAGACCCGTCGAGACGTCCACCTCGACGTCGACGACGAGCGCATCGATGCCGCGGAGAGCGCCGGAGCGGACGCGGGCGAGCATGACAGTCCGCGTGCCGCGAGCGACGGGCTGCGGCAATCGCTGCGAGCGGAATACTGTCCTGCGCTACGGGTGCGCGCGCCAGAAGCGCTCGAGGGCCGCCGCCGCCTCGGCGGGGCGCTCGAGCGGCCACCAGTGGCCGCAGCCCTCGAGAAGGACGAGCTCGCCCCGGACGCGCGCCGCGAGCCGCTCGGCGAAGCGCGGCGCGACGTAGGGATCGTCCCGGCTCCACAGGATCAGCGCCGGTCGGGTGACACGCGCGACATCGTCCTCCCACTCGTGGCCGACGCGCACGGCGGAGCGATAGAGGCCGAGAATGCACTCCTTCATCCGCGCGTCGACGTGCGAGGCCACGGCACGCGCGTCCTCTGCCGGCACGCCACCAGCGACGAGGCCGTCGGCCAGGGCGTCCCCGCTCATCGCCGCCATGATCGCCTCGCCCACGCCCGGCGTCTGCCACTGCCGCGCAAGGTCGTGCCACACGTACTCGCGGTCGATGGGGCCGTCGCCGCAGGCCCAGGTGCGGATCAGGTCGGGCCGCAACGACACCACGCGCTGCACGAGGAGAGAGCCCCAGTCGTGGCCGACGAGATCGACGGGCTCGCCCGCGCGCTCGATCTCATCGATCAGCCAGTCGACGTAGGCTTCTTTCGTCGGCTGGAAGCCCGGAGGCGTGGCGGCGCCGAAGCCGGGGAGGCTCGGCGCCAGCACGTCGCGGCGCGACAGACGCGACCGCAGCTTGTCCCAGAGGCGGTGCGTGTCCGCGACGCCGTGGACGAGGAAGGCGGGCATCCGGGGAGGGCCTATCCCGCTCGTGTCGGCGTGACAACCCGTCGCCCGCGGCACGGCGTTCTGGTCCCCTGCTTGTCGGGACGGACGACGAGGGTGTAGCTGACGGAGGACGCTCGCATCATGACCACAGGTGCGCGCCGGGGCGACACGGTCTGAGCCTCCCTCCGGTAATCCTCCTCGTCCTGCACGACCAGTGGCCCCGCTCGCTTCTGCGCGCGGAGCTGATCGAGCGAGGGTACGACGCCGTCGGCGCCCCCGATCTCCGCACCGCCTTCCGCCTTCCGTCGCTCGGGGAGCCGCGGGGGCCCGTGCGCCTCGTCGTGCTCGACGAGGCGGCCGTCGCCGCCGAGGAGCGCCGGGTCCTCGATCTCGTGCTGGACGAGCACGGCCGGCCGCCCGTCGTGCTCCTCGCTCGTCCGCTGCACGAGCCGCGCGTCGGGCCGTGGGAACGCGTCGTGCGGCGACCGTTCGCGCTCGGCGACCTGGTGGCGATCGTGGAGGAGATGGTCCCGCTGCCTGCTTGACAACCAGGCCGCTGGCGATACGAGTCCCCCATGGCTGCGCCAGCAGGCATCCGACGCGTCGACGAAGCCGTGTGGGAGCTGCCGCCGACCTTCCGCCCCGGCATGCGGGTGCCGGTGCGGCTGTTCGCCACCGAGGGCCTGCTCGGCGAGATGGACGAGCAGGTGTTCGGGCAGGCGGCCAACGTCGCGACCCTGCCCGGCATCGTGGGCTACAGCTTCGCGATGCCGGACGCGCACTGGGGCTACGGCTTCCCGATCGGCGGGGTGGCGGCGATGGACGTGGAGACGGGCGTCATCTCGCCCGGCGGGATCGGCTTCGACATCAACTGCGGCATGCGGCTCGCGCTGACCGATCTGACCGAGGAGGAGGTGCGTCCGCGCATCCGCGAGCTGGTCGACGCGCTGTTCGAGCGCGTGCCCGCCGGCGTCGGTACCAAGGGCTTCGTCAAGCTCGGCGAGTCGGACTTCGCCGACGTGCTCGAGCAGGGCGCCGGCTGGTGCCGCGGCCACGGCTTCGCCACCGAGGAGGACCTCGACCGGACCGAGGAGCGCGGCTGCCTGGCGGGCGCCGACGCCGCGAAGGTGAGCGCGCGTGCCCTCGAGCGCGGGCGGAATCAGCTCGGCACGCTCGGCTCGGGGAACCACTACCTCGAGATCCAGGTCGCGCGCCCCGAGGGCATCGCCGACCCGGCGCTGGCCGCTAGCTTCGGCATCACGCGCCCGAACCAGGTGGTCGTCATGTTCCACTGCGGCAGCCGCGGCTTCGGCCACCAGGTGGCGACCGACTACCTGGAGGTCTTCCTGCACGCCATGAAGACGCAGTACCGTCTCGAGATCATCGACCGCGAGCTGGCCTGCGCGCCGTTCCGGTCGCGCGAGGGGCAGAACTACTTCGCCGCCATGAAGTGCGCCATCAACGTGTCGTTCGCGAACCGCCAGGTGATCCTCCACCGGGTGCGCGAGGTGTTCGAGTCCGTCTTCCACCGGAGCCCCGCCGACCTCGGCATGGACATGGTCTACGACGTCGCGCACAACACCGCGAAGCTCGAGACACATCGGGTGGACGGCGAGCGCCGCGAGCTCCTCGTGCACCGCAAAGGCGCCACGCGCGCCTTCGCCCCGGGCATGCCGGACCTGCCGCCCGCCTACGCCGAGACCGGCCAGCCGGTGATCATCGGCGGGAGCATGGAGACCGGCTCCTACCTCCTCGCCGGCGTGCTCAGCGGCGCCGCCTCGTTCTACAGCACCGCGCACGGGAGCGGCCGGACGATGAGCCGGACCAAGGCGCGCAAGCAGTTTCCCGGCCGCGACCTCGAGCGGCGGCTCCTCGCGCACGGCATCTACGTGCGCTCGGCGTCGTATGCCGGGCTCGCCGAGGAGGCCGGGCCCGCCTACAAGGACATCGACGCGGTCGTGGAAGCGACGGACCGGGCCGGCCTCAGCCGCCGCGTCGTCCGCTTCACACCCATCGGCAACGTGAAGGGCTGACGTCCTCGTGCCCTACGAGTTCCTCGACGACGGCGTCACGAGCGACGTCACGTTCCATGCCTGGGGCCGCAGCCTCGAGGAGCTCTTCGCCGCCGCCGCCGATGTGACGCTCAACGTCATGGTCCGTTCGCTCGACTCGGTGCGGCCGCTGGAGATGCGGAGCGTGTCGGTCGAGGCGGACGCGCTCGACCTGCTCCTCATGCGCTTCCTCAACGAGCTCGTCTACCGCAAGGACGTGGAGGAGCTCCTGCTGCGGGCGACGGAGGTGGACGTCGACCCCGGGCGGAATCGCGTGCAGGCCGTGCTCACCGGCGAGCGGATCGACCCGAAACGGCATGACCTAGTGGCGGACGTGAAGGCCGTCACCCTGCACGACCTGCGCGTCGAGCGCACCGAGACGGGCTGGGACGCGCACGTGACGCTCGACGTCTAGCGATGGCCATCGGCCGAACCTGGTGCCCCTCTTGGAGTGAGCAGCGCGTTCTGAGCCGGCTGGCAGCCCAGGATCTGATACCTGGCCAGCCCGACGGAACCCGCGACGCGCTGCTACGCCGGCAGGAAATCCTCATCGAGCGTCTGCGAAGGTGCTCACCGAACCGGGGATGCCAGCGGTACTGAACCTGGCGGAACGTGCAACC from the Deltaproteobacteria bacterium genome contains:
- a CDS encoding phytanoyl-CoA dioxygenase family protein; its protein translation is MTLQPDHRPALKTPLGATGLPRYGYAVLEHFIEPAELPAFRTDIVHALAMPQRPSCERPNNTLVPMRWNDNVVARVLGSEIRRNRIREVTDSTDLRWISGYLSLKEPRSPSLWWHQDWWCWDHPASFDRRPPQVALLCYVSATDDRSAALRVLPGSHRVSTSLHALLPEAHSHEAGDLSPTHPAMSDHPEQVTLQLRAGDAVVLDYRVLHGTHANRTDERRDCLLLTFAPSWSALPPEIKAHLIRHPALPQGEDATKLSWASELLPTYAGLRRDLPLNRAAPRVFSISDDR
- a CDS encoding helix-turn-helix transcriptional regulator, with protein sequence MDAAARAFGRLGVEGTRMDDVAAEAGVAKGLLYRHFPSKDALLEALMERKGAEFSARLQQRLTKVDAAHGTPGQLVTEGLRLWIEQVAGDIASFNWIETGAAGACTPFRDEVRRFVAERILSVAPNIDHATASLVASALQAVAESVTTAWRQQSQPISHEELLSLLVTFCVGGLNGVAQSLGIAIRLDPTASHRGRPLRA
- a CDS encoding SDR family oxidoreductase, whose protein sequence is MRGTAQRGPGSSRWTRALITGASSGIGEAIARRLAADHVELVLVARRRERLREVGQELERVSGRPVEVVAADLTEDADVLRVEARLSSSERPVDLLVNNAGGGQLSLFPGGTPEEEARSIRLNATAIVRLTAAVLPGMRERHCGTILNVSSGSGLQPSGYAAVYGASKAFVNSFSEAIREENRNYGVSVTVVCPGFTRTGLPARTGFDVAKVPRFLWMTADDVATHALAAAARGRVLSVPGFPNKIGAAFAKYAPRRLVASFVARATRGMLNEDRDREVSAPEARGSRNHGTTSAGGRVPSRVSASESEP
- a CDS encoding ATP-binding protein; its protein translation is MLARVRSGALRGIDALVVDVEVDISTGLPHTTTVGLPDGAVREATDRIRAALRNAGFEYPARRLTVNLAPAGVRKEGPHYDLPIALGILAADAKPPLPDLAPWCVLGELGLDGRVHGVRGALPIAAAARRAGLAAMLVPAANAAEAALAGGPPVFGVETLAEAVAHLRGECRGPTTVDAAALLAAAPLTAGDLADVRGQPHAKRALEVAAAGGHNVLLIGPPGSGKTMLARRLPSILPPLGLDEAIEVTMIHSVAGLLDGRPLVAARPVRAPHCSISDAALLGGGNPIRPGEVTLAHRGVLFMDELPEFRRNALEPLRQPLEERRITVARGTGAVAFPAAFQLVAAMNPCVCGWLGDASDQCRCTPPLIDRYRARVSGPLLDRIDLHVEVPRVAVASLAEDSPGGEPSATIRARVVAARARQQTRLARLGAAVNAHVPGREVRRLCRIDARGRRLLEAASDRLGLSARAYTRILRVARTIADLAGEDEITISHLAEAIQYRSLDRRPRS
- a CDS encoding RHS repeat-associated core domain-containing protein; translated protein: MSFQYDADGLLTQAGSLTLTRDPQTGLATGSTLGQVADTLGYNELAEVTTYSASTGGTPVLSVSYTRDAIGRITEKVETVLGQTDTYTYGYDPGGYLTSVMRDGLPSVTYGYDANGNRLTRVTGVATETGIYDDQDRILAYDDAVYSYTANGELLTKTNSGQTTTYSYDQLGELRDVTLPNGTAIEYLIDGENRRIGKKVNGAVVQGFLYEDRLRLLAELDGSGAIVARFVYGSRPNVPDYLIKGGSTYRILADQLGSPRLVVDTGTSLVAQRLDYDEFGRVTLNTNPGFQPFGFAGGLYDTDTKLLRLGARDYDAQTGRWTAKDPIKFRAHDPNLYRYVLDDPVNRADPSGLLVICTRLELAPTTFFCFSLDGGLPFTDFGFYDINNPPCSFNCFFRDPDFEAGRLRGRNRDLPDPAAASRGCL
- a CDS encoding ATP-binding protein, with the translated sequence MLARVRSGALRGIDALVVDVEVDVSTGLPHTTTVGLPDGAVREATDRIRAALRNAGFEYPTRRVTVNLAPAGVRKEGPHYDLSIALGILAAEAKPPLPDLGPWCVLGELGLDGRVHDVRGALPIAAAARRAGLAAMLVPAANAAEAALAGGPPVFGVETLAEAVTHLRGNSREPVTVDAAALLAVAPLAAGDLADVRGQPHAKRALEVAAAGGHNVLLFGSIVNYSASSSKPR
- a CDS encoding alpha/beta hydrolase; its protein translation is MPAFLVHGVADTHRLWDKLRSRLSRRDVLAPSLPGFGAATPPGFQPTKEAYVDWLIDEIERAGEPVDLVGHDWGSLLVQRVVSLRPDLIRTWACGDGPIDREYVWHDLARQWQTPGVGEAIMAAMSGDALADGLVAGGVPAEDARAVASHVDARMKECILGLYRSAVRVGHEWEDDVARVTRPALILWSRDDPYVAPRFAERLAARVRGELVLLEGCGHWWPLERPAEAAAALERFWRAHP
- a CDS encoding RtcB family protein → MAAPAGIRRVDEAVWELPPTFRPGMRVPVRLFATEGLLGEMDEQVFGQAANVATLPGIVGYSFAMPDAHWGYGFPIGGVAAMDVETGVISPGGIGFDINCGMRLALTDLTEEEVRPRIRELVDALFERVPAGVGTKGFVKLGESDFADVLEQGAGWCRGHGFATEEDLDRTEERGCLAGADAAKVSARALERGRNQLGTLGSGNHYLEIQVARPEGIADPALAASFGITRPNQVVVMFHCGSRGFGHQVATDYLEVFLHAMKTQYRLEIIDRELACAPFRSREGQNYFAAMKCAINVSFANRQVILHRVREVFESVFHRSPADLGMDMVYDVAHNTAKLETHRVDGERRELLVHRKGATRAFAPGMPDLPPAYAETGQPVIIGGSMETGSYLLAGVLSGAASFYSTAHGSGRTMSRTKARKQFPGRDLERRLLAHGIYVRSASYAGLAEEAGPAYKDIDAVVEATDRAGLSRRVVRFTPIGNVKG
- a CDS encoding archease, which encodes MPYEFLDDGVTSDVTFHAWGRSLEELFAAAADVTLNVMVRSLDSVRPLEMRSVSVEADALDLLLMRFLNELVYRKDVEELLLRATEVDVDPGRNRVQAVLTGERIDPKRHDLVADVKAVTLHDLRVERTETGWDAHVTLDV